In a single window of the Palaemon carinicauda isolate YSFRI2023 chromosome 10, ASM3689809v2, whole genome shotgun sequence genome:
- the LOC137647894 gene encoding uncharacterized protein: MVVRNQFKGKAAYVISQMVEVKEYDVIEKAVLDAYAITAEAYCSYCKQEGHHIENCPNPSCKKSDVGKNSPNPDRKDNKKTFHVAAQELDGDVFKPFTCKDTVNGIPVTCLRDTGSSQSVVALPSQDFKLRHEYVNVSDLSTTKSMLLAEVNLQCPHYQGNVLIAVSRDPLPCSSIQLLIGNDLAGAIVNPVVSDPDILIENESNKSNNAVIQMISIKTIVIDIGNKVEKTLDLINMTKSNFKDLQNKNPVLKDLWKKVAEPDDHPKTPYFYLDNDLLFRHFRSSKAPATTTWFDCHQLVLPFTLVPALLELAHSHVNHFGVNKTYSTLAEDFFWPGMKKDIQQFIKACHHCQTTGKPNERLPPAPLQPISVPKFPFERIIIDCVGPMTRTKQERVHQTIKNLLRKYMQETSEQWDRDIDLLMYIIRSVPQEATGVSPFELMFGRKPRTTLSMEKMSRLYDKKAKLRVFQPGDEVLVYHPIPGSPLREKFMGPYKVLQRISRVNYVLSTPDRRRSKKLVHVNLLKAYQAPTQMVNHLSISPEVKILPLEESSSELLLDLPEDDQLINWIDNTNSQILQSLPSYFTGIPSSQRKLLSQLLSRFHDVCSDSLNRSQTIQHDIVIESGVTPIRQTYYRMVGKKLDSLEQEAQYLLDNDHAEPSTSPWASPCLLVPKPNNQLRVCTDYRSFKGSQIRWATIEKELFAIIAALRHFAPYLECNHKVIVYTDHRPLIFLDRSRLLNDKLLRWSYYLTRCNLELRAIPGHQNKIADALSRLPVISHPSHPK, translated from the exons ATGGTTGTCAGAAATCAGTTCAAAGGTAAGGCAGCATATGTAATCTCTCagatggttgaagtaaaggagtatGATGTGATTGAAAAGGCAGTTTTAGATGCTTATGCCATCACAGCTGAAG CATATTGTTCCTATTGTAAGCAGGAAGGGCATCACATAGAGAACTGTCCTAATCCTTCGTGCAAGAAGTCTGATGTTGGAAAGAATTCTCCGAACCCTGATAGGAAGGATAATAAGAAAACTTTTCATGTTGCTGCTCAAGAACTTGATGGGGACGTCTTCAAACCTTTTACTTGTAAAGACACCGTGAATGGTATTCCAGTTACTTGCTTACGAGATACAGGATCCTCCCAAAGTGTGGTAGCTCTGCCTTCACAGGACTTCAAACTGAGACATGAGTATGTTAATGTTTCAGACCTCAGTACCACCAAATCCATGCTTTTGGCAGAGGTGAATTTACAGTGTCCTCACTATCAAGGTAATGTTTTAATTGCAGTTTCACGAGATCCTTTGCCTTGTTCATCTATCCAGCTTttaattggtaatgatcttgcaggggccattgttaatccagtagtatctgatcctgatattcttatagaaaatgaatcaaataaatcaaataatgcTGTTATTCAAATGATATCAATTAAAACAATTGTTATAGATATTGGAAATAAAGTAGAGAAGACATTAGACCTTATAAATATGACCAAATCAAACTTcaaggacttgcaaaataaaaatCCTGTCCTTAAGGATCTTTGGAAGAAAGTTGCAGAGCCAGATGATCATCCCAAAACTCCTTActtttatcttgataatgatttgctttttcgacattttaggtcctccaaagcaccagcaaccacaacatggtttgactgtcatcaactggttctaCCATTCACTCTAGTTCCAGCTCTTCTTGAATTAGCCCACTCTCATGTGAACCACTTTGGGGTCAACAAGACTTACTCTACCTTAGCTGAAgacttcttctggcctgggatgaagAAGGACATTCAACAATTTATCAAAGCATGTCATCATTGCCAGACTACTGGCAAACCTAATGAGAGACTTCCACCAGCTCCTCTTCAGCCCATATCCGTACCAAAGTTTCCTTTTGAGAGGATTATCATAGACTGTGTTGGCCCAATGACTAGGACTAAGCAAG aaagagttcaccaaactattaaaaaccttCTTCGGAAGTACATGCAGGAAACTTCGGAACAGTGGGATAGAGATATTGATCTTCTGATGTATATCATAAGAAGTGTACCACAAGAGGCCACTGGAGTATCCCCTTTCGAATTAATGTTCGGAAGAAAGCCCCGAACCACTCTCAGTATG GAGAAGATGTCCCGCTTGTATGATAAAAAGGCAAAGCTTCGTGTATTTCAGCCAGGAGATGAGGTGCTTGTATATCatcccatacccggttcccccttacgTGAAAAATTTATGGGACCTTACAAAGTGCTTCAAAGAATTTCTAGGGTAAACTATGTTCTCTCTACTCCTGATCGTAGACGATCAAAGAAACTAGTGCATGTGAATTTGTTGAAGGCATATCAAGCACCTACTCAAATGGTAAATCATCTCTCAATTTCTCCTGAGGTGAAAATACTACCACTGGAGGAATCTTCCTCAGAATTGCTCCTGGATCTCCCTGAAGATGATCAACTAATCAACTGGATAGACAACACCAACAGTCAAATTCTACAATCCTTGCCCAGTTATTTTACAGGAATACCATCTTCTCAGAGAAAATTACTATCACAATTGCTCTCCAGGTTTCATGATGTATGTTCTGACAGTTTGAATAGAAGTcaaaccattcaacatgacatcgtCATCGAGTCAGGTGTTACTCCCATACGCCAGACATACTACCGTATGGTAGGCAAGAAGTTGGACTCGTTGGAACAAGAGGCACAGTATTTACTAGATAATGACCatgcagaaccaagcacttcaccatGGGCTTCACCCTGTCTCCTAGTACCTAAACCTAATAATCAACTAAGAGTCTGTACTGATTATC GCTCATTCAAAGGTTCACAAATTAGATGGGCAACCATAGAAAAGGAGCTTTTTGCCATCATAGCTGCTCTTCGTCACTTTGCTCCATATTTAGAATGCAACCACAAGGTCATCGTCTATACAGATCATCGACCTTTAATCTTCCTGGATAGATCACGACTACTGAACGACAAATTGTTACGTTGGTCGTACTATCTCACAAGATGTAATCTTGAGCTCCGAGCGATCCCAGGACATCAAAACAAAATTGCCGATGCATTATCTAGACTTCCTGTTATCTCTCATCCCAGCCATCCTAAGTAG